The following proteins are co-located in the Methanobacterium formicicum DSM 3637 genome:
- a CDS encoding DUF3732 domain-containing protein, whose amino-acid sequence MTFQILNLVLYNKKGHDRIISFKCGELNIITGASSTGKTALLNIIDYCLGSRSCNIPQGIIRETVQWVGLRLKVTEGEVFIARKLPEGVKNSSEDIYYEIQQKLDIKKHEELKKTINRSTLKKILSDHTGISENIHEPVEGQTRHKLVANIRHSLFFTFQHQNEISSEKFLFHNQGEQGKAQAIKDVLPYFLGAVDDDYVSKMKQLRKSRRELRTLKQNLSEYEAIEGEGTNQAKKLLIEAQDFGLWRESIPEKLSDSINALKKLQQSPVSMEEEIISKGETFEKLQDEQYNLKQELEFAKAKYETAKSFKSDQNAYTAGADIHLTRLRTIGLFEDLTNQKVCPICNSNITEKSPTVDRIKNSLKLLDSQIREVEEISPEMQKVMRELEDQIEDIKNKLKINRQMLDKIQKSNEKLAFIRDHNAKRSYLLGRVSLYLESLPHLEDTSNLKKQIELLEVIIYNLKLEISDAKIQENLNSISSLLTKYLNHWAHEFKVEHSENPLRLDYNKLTIVADTEKNGAIPMNHMGSGRNWVGYHLIAHFGLHTLFVRKKRPVPRFLFIDQPSQVYFPAERDVTGDIEEIEKDEDREAVKQMYISTIKLINDLSPNFQIIMTDHAYIREKWFEKCVIENWREGEALIPKSWTND is encoded by the coding sequence ATGACTTTTCAAATTTTAAATTTAGTTTTATATAATAAAAAAGGACATGACCGTATTATTTCATTTAAATGTGGAGAACTTAATATAATAACTGGGGCCAGTAGTACAGGTAAAACTGCTTTATTAAATATTATTGATTACTGTCTCGGAAGTAGATCATGTAATATACCTCAAGGTATTATCCGTGAAACAGTTCAATGGGTTGGACTTCGTTTAAAAGTAACTGAAGGTGAAGTTTTTATTGCTAGAAAACTCCCAGAAGGCGTTAAAAATAGTTCTGAAGACATTTACTATGAAATTCAACAAAAATTAGATATCAAGAAACATGAAGAACTGAAAAAAACTATTAACCGCTCCACTCTTAAAAAAATTTTATCCGATCATACTGGAATTTCAGAAAACATCCACGAACCAGTTGAGGGGCAAACAAGACACAAACTTGTTGCAAATATCAGACATAGTCTATTTTTTACATTTCAACACCAAAATGAAATCAGCAGCGAAAAGTTCTTATTCCATAATCAAGGTGAACAAGGCAAAGCCCAAGCTATTAAAGACGTTCTACCTTACTTCCTTGGTGCAGTAGACGACGATTATGTTTCCAAAATGAAACAATTAAGAAAATCTCGCAGGGAATTGAGAACTTTAAAGCAAAATTTATCTGAATATGAAGCTATTGAAGGAGAAGGGACTAATCAAGCAAAAAAATTGTTAATAGAAGCTCAAGACTTTGGCTTATGGCGTGAATCAATTCCAGAAAAACTATCAGACTCAATTAATGCATTGAAAAAACTACAACAATCTCCAGTTTCTATGGAAGAAGAAATTATATCAAAAGGTGAAACTTTTGAAAAACTGCAAGATGAACAGTATAATTTGAAACAAGAACTCGAGTTTGCTAAAGCAAAATATGAGACCGCCAAAAGTTTTAAATCTGATCAAAACGCTTATACTGCAGGAGCAGACATTCATTTGACTCGTTTGCGAACTATTGGATTATTTGAAGATCTTACTAATCAAAAAGTCTGCCCAATATGTAATTCCAATATCACAGAGAAATCCCCGACAGTTGATCGTATAAAAAATTCATTAAAGCTACTAGATTCCCAAATACGTGAAGTTGAAGAAATTTCACCAGAAATGCAAAAAGTAATGAGGGAATTAGAAGATCAAATTGAAGATATAAAGAATAAACTCAAAATTAACAGACAAATGTTAGATAAAATACAAAAATCTAATGAAAAGTTAGCTTTTATCCGTGATCACAACGCTAAACGTTCATATTTGTTAGGCAGAGTTAGCCTTTATTTAGAAAGTTTACCTCATCTTGAAGATACCAGCAATCTAAAAAAACAAATTGAATTATTAGAAGTCATAATATATAACCTTAAATTGGAAATAAGCGATGCAAAAATTCAAGAAAATCTTAATTCAATTTCATCCCTCTTAACAAAGTATTTAAACCATTGGGCACATGAATTTAAAGTCGAACATTCAGAAAACCCACTACGTCTAGACTATAATAAACTAACAATTGTTGCAGATACGGAAAAAAATGGAGCAATCCCAATGAATCATATGGGTAGTGGAAGAAATTGGGTTGGATATCATTTAATAGCTCATTTTGGACTACATACCCTATTTGTTAGAAAAAAACGGCCAGTTCCAAGATTTTTATTCATTGATCAGCCTTCACAAGTTTATTTCCCTGCAGAAAGGGATGTTACTGGAGATATTGAAGAAATCGAGAAAGATGAAGATAGAGAAGCCGTCAAACAGATGTATATTTCCACAATAAAATTGATAAATGATTTAAGCCCAAATTTCCAAATCATTATGACTGATCATGCCTACATAAGAGAAAAATGGTTTGAAAAATGCGTTATAGAAAATTGGAGAGAAGGAGAAGCATTGATTCCTAAATCCTGGACAAATGATTGA
- a CDS encoding three component ABC system middle component: MKKWNERSSEAANLLNPAFCCVILTSSVIGYNTTKDEGFPLPLAFIVLPIILQAKTRIMLPRSTRTSLGAWIRENAHLRLSVQDRITPIKPYVQESILFGLLHEWLFLDENGRLKTQKTKTDVNKFLRELEGETRDCIKHSNLVGRWFAKAGSTETVMALWGVRP, translated from the coding sequence ATGAAAAAGTGGAATGAAAGGTCAAGTGAAGCAGCAAATTTGCTAAATCCTGCTTTTTGTTGTGTAATTTTAACATCGTCTGTTATAGGATACAACACTACTAAAGATGAAGGTTTTCCTTTACCTTTAGCTTTCATTGTTCTGCCCATCATATTACAAGCTAAAACTCGTATAATGTTACCTCGGTCAACTAGGACTTCATTGGGAGCTTGGATCAGGGAAAATGCACATTTAAGATTGTCTGTACAAGACAGAATTACTCCTATCAAACCATATGTTCAAGAATCTATTTTATTTGGATTATTACATGAGTGGCTATTTTTAGATGAAAATGGTAGATTAAAAACGCAGAAGACCAAGACTGATGTAAATAAATTTTTAAGAGAATTAGAAGGTGAAACAAGAGATTGTATTAAGCATTCAAACCTTGTTGGAAGATGGTTCGCTAAAGCTGGTTCAACAGAAACAGTAATGGCTCTTTGGGGAGTGAGACCATGA
- a CDS encoding ABC-three component system protein, giving the protein MENNTSPFSARDSFKGYLYQCRYALWESLKKMRDEEEFKVSIETLDDVVFHQGESEEVLQTKHSINNSANLTDASSDLWKTIRIWSEGITSGEFNSDTTFFLITTEQVSKGSTAYYIKKREITTAIERLNKTAATSTNLTNQKAYEAFKNISPDQKEILLNKVFIIDSSPLISSIGSKMKKTIRYATKKKYLDPLFNQLEGWWFTRVLEHLTKPQDAIPSWEIDAEIDMLREQFRDDNLPIDRSILNVTVNKSAYMDRNFVKQLEIIESSNDRIFLAVKHYYRAFEHRTRWATDDLFIPDELEQYEDILVDEWKVCFDRMKEKLGETTAEEVKKKSARTLYHWIETHINEPIRPGVTHPSICKGSYHMLSDKGVVGWHPDFETKLKNLFV; this is encoded by the coding sequence TTGGAAAATAATACTTCTCCTTTTTCTGCTAGAGATTCATTTAAAGGATATTTATATCAATGTCGTTATGCTTTGTGGGAAAGTCTTAAAAAAATGAGGGATGAAGAAGAATTTAAAGTTTCAATAGAAACATTGGACGATGTAGTTTTTCATCAAGGGGAGTCAGAAGAAGTATTACAAACTAAACATAGTATAAACAACTCCGCAAACCTTACTGATGCCTCTTCAGATCTTTGGAAAACCATTAGAATATGGAGCGAAGGAATTACTTCAGGGGAGTTCAATTCAGATACAACCTTTTTTCTAATCACTACTGAACAAGTCTCCAAAGGTTCAACAGCATATTATATCAAAAAACGTGAAATAACCACAGCAATTGAACGTTTAAACAAGACTGCTGCAACATCAACAAACTTAACTAACCAAAAAGCTTACGAGGCTTTTAAAAATATCTCACCTGATCAAAAAGAAATCCTTTTGAATAAGGTGTTTATTATAGATTCTTCGCCATTAATCTCAAGCATAGGTTCCAAAATGAAGAAAACAATCCGTTATGCTACTAAAAAAAAATATTTGGATCCTTTGTTCAATCAACTTGAAGGGTGGTGGTTTACGAGAGTTTTAGAACATTTAACAAAACCTCAAGACGCAATTCCCAGTTGGGAGATAGATGCGGAAATAGATATGCTTCGGGAACAGTTTAGAGATGATAATTTGCCCATTGACAGATCTATTCTTAATGTTACAGTGAATAAATCCGCATATATGGATAGAAATTTTGTAAAACAGCTTGAAATCATTGAATCAAGTAATGATCGTATTTTTCTGGCAGTTAAACATTATTATAGGGCTTTTGAACACCGAACACGTTGGGCAACGGATGATCTTTTTATTCCTGATGAATTAGAACAATATGAAGATATTTTAGTCGATGAATGGAAAGTATGTTTCGATAGGATGAAAGAAAAGCTCGGAGAAACAACTGCTGAAGAAGTGAAAAAAAAATCTGCTAGAACGTTGTATCATTGGATCGAAACTCATATAAATGAACCTATCCGGCCCGGCGTAACCCACCCTTCAATATGTAAGGGTTCTTATCATATGCTTTCGGATAAAGGGGTGGTCGGATGGCACCCTGATTTTGAAACCAAATTGAAAAATCTATTTGTTTAG
- the acs gene encoding acetate--CoA ligase, with product MVKSGNNSNNEKKVFKPNYMLVEEAHVKNWEAEIEKGKDIEKYWAEKAEQFEWFQKWDKVLDESQKPFYKWFTNGKINLAYNAVDRWIHTDKRNQVAILYANERGDEKKLTYYELYREVNKMANALKNLGIEKGDTVSMYMPMCPELLVSMLACNKIGAVHSVVYSGLSVGAFVERMNDAKAKVLITADGTFRRGKVIDLKKIADEALLKCHTIETTIVVQHAGNPIHMSELSGKEIFYETLLEGEPDECPVEEMDSEDPLFILYTSGSTGKPKAVLHTTAGYMVGVATTLKTVFDIHNGDLWWCTGDIGWITGHSYLMYGPLLLGTTTLVYEGAPDYPDPGIWWKIVEKYGVTKLYTSPTAVRHLMRYGSKYPTFYNLSSLKILGSVGEPMNPAAWMWLYKNIGNEKTPIMDTWWQTETGMHMITPLPVSPLKPGTPTLPFPGVDIDVVDKNGNPVPVGEDGYVVVKKPWPAMFRTLYKDEERFVNVYWKDIPGGFYRAGDMARKDEDGYIWIQGRSDDVLKIAGHRVGTSEVESAFSSHPAVAEAAVIGKSDPIKGQVIKAFVILKEDYKLTTKLISELQRHVRYELGPVAVLGDITQVDKLPKTRSGKIMRRVLRAQEEGKDLGDLSTLEE from the coding sequence ATGGTAAAAAGCGGTAATAACTCGAATAATGAGAAAAAAGTGTTTAAACCTAATTACATGCTGGTGGAAGAAGCCCACGTTAAAAACTGGGAGGCAGAAATAGAGAAGGGTAAAGACATTGAGAAGTACTGGGCTGAAAAGGCAGAACAGTTTGAATGGTTCCAGAAATGGGATAAAGTCCTGGATGAAAGCCAGAAACCCTTCTACAAATGGTTCACCAATGGAAAAATAAACCTGGCGTACAATGCGGTTGACCGGTGGATACACACTGATAAAAGGAATCAGGTGGCTATTCTCTATGCAAATGAGAGGGGTGATGAGAAAAAACTCACCTACTACGAGCTTTACCGTGAAGTGAATAAAATGGCCAATGCCCTGAAGAATCTGGGCATAGAAAAGGGGGATACAGTTTCCATGTACATGCCCATGTGCCCGGAACTCTTGGTCTCCATGCTGGCCTGTAACAAGATAGGGGCAGTACACAGTGTGGTTTATTCTGGACTGAGTGTGGGTGCATTTGTGGAGCGAATGAACGATGCCAAGGCCAAGGTTCTCATAACTGCCGATGGAACCTTCCGCCGGGGTAAAGTTATTGATCTTAAAAAGATCGCAGACGAGGCCCTATTAAAGTGTCACACCATTGAAACCACCATCGTGGTGCAGCACGCTGGAAACCCCATCCACATGTCTGAATTGAGTGGTAAGGAAATATTCTACGAAACACTACTGGAGGGTGAACCAGATGAATGTCCAGTTGAGGAGATGGACTCTGAAGATCCTCTGTTCATACTTTACACCTCTGGTAGTACTGGAAAACCTAAAGCAGTTCTCCACACCACTGCTGGATACATGGTGGGAGTGGCTACCACCTTAAAAACCGTCTTTGACATCCATAATGGTGACCTCTGGTGGTGTACCGGGGATATTGGCTGGATCACCGGTCACAGCTACCTCATGTACGGGCCACTGCTTCTGGGAACCACCACCCTGGTATACGAAGGAGCACCAGATTATCCTGATCCTGGTATATGGTGGAAGATAGTGGAAAAATACGGGGTAACCAAACTATACACCTCACCCACTGCAGTAAGACACCTCATGCGGTACGGTAGTAAATACCCAACCTTCTATAATCTTTCTTCATTGAAGATTCTGGGTAGTGTGGGTGAACCAATGAATCCTGCCGCCTGGATGTGGTTGTACAAGAACATTGGAAACGAAAAAACACCAATAATGGACACCTGGTGGCAGACTGAGACTGGAATGCACATGATCACTCCACTCCCTGTTTCTCCCCTAAAACCAGGTACACCAACCCTTCCCTTCCCTGGTGTGGATATAGATGTGGTGGATAAAAATGGGAACCCGGTTCCTGTTGGGGAAGATGGTTATGTGGTGGTTAAAAAACCATGGCCTGCCATGTTCAGGACCCTGTATAAAGATGAAGAACGGTTCGTGAATGTTTACTGGAAAGACATCCCTGGAGGATTTTACCGAGCCGGGGACATGGCCCGGAAGGATGAAGATGGTTATATCTGGATACAGGGTCGTTCTGATGATGTACTGAAGATCGCTGGTCACCGGGTGGGAACCTCAGAGGTTGAATCTGCATTTTCATCACACCCTGCTGTGGCTGAAGCAGCAGTAATTGGTAAATCAGACCCAATCAAAGGACAGGTTATAAAAGCATTTGTAATCCTTAAAGAAGATTACAAGTTAACCACCAAACTTATTAGTGAGTTACAAAGACACGTGCGTTACGAACTGGGACCGGTAGCGGTTTTAGGTGACATAACTCAGGTTGACAAGCTACCTAAAACCAGAAGTGGTAAGATCATGCGCAGGGTACTCCGTGCCCAGGAAGAAGGAAAAGATTTGGGAGATTTGTCCACACTGGAAGAATAG
- a CDS encoding bifunctional N(6)-L-threonylcarbamoyladenine synthase/serine/threonine protein kinase: MICIGLEGTAEKTGVGIVDSEGNILALQGRALLPEKGGIHPREAAEHHAQNLVPLIKKSLEEADLGLTDLDMVAFARGPGLGPALRTVATAARSLALSLNVPIVGVNHCIGHIEIGRLTTGCQDPLTLYVSGGNTQVTAFDSGRYQIFGETLDIAIGNCLDQFARTVGLGHPGGPRVEELALTSDNYLKLPYTVKGMDLSFSGLLTAAIRKYESGARLEDVCYSLQETAFAMLVEVTERALAHSKKSEVLLVGGVAANQRLRQMLEVMTQEHYADFFMPEMRYCGDNGAMNAWLGLLMHQKGLKNQQGRKNDITDTQVIQRYRTDQVDVPWMKKSARKLELPAEMVAKGAEANIYSDQYLGEEVLVKKRVVKGYRIKEIDTHLRRKRTKNEAKLLGEAKRCGVVTPLIFDVDLNESALTMEQINGTEVKELFSGKNSLDLSEIKTISRIIGENLARLHDCGIIHGDLTTSNLILSEDEDCVVFIDFGLGKISNLVEDKGVDLLVFKKAINGIHHDISQECFDSIIKGYEGAQDYQQIVAKIEEIEGRGRYT; this comes from the coding sequence TTGATATGTATAGGTTTAGAGGGAACAGCAGAAAAAACTGGTGTGGGAATTGTGGACTCTGAAGGGAACATACTGGCCCTGCAGGGCCGAGCACTCCTCCCAGAAAAAGGCGGAATTCATCCCCGTGAAGCAGCCGAGCACCATGCCCAGAATCTGGTCCCCCTGATAAAAAAATCCCTGGAAGAAGCAGATTTAGGTCTGACGGATCTGGACATGGTAGCCTTTGCACGCGGCCCTGGTCTGGGTCCTGCCCTGCGTACTGTGGCCACTGCTGCCCGTAGCCTGGCCCTTTCTCTGAATGTGCCAATTGTGGGTGTGAACCACTGCATAGGACATATAGAAATTGGAAGACTGACCACCGGCTGTCAGGACCCCCTTACACTGTATGTGAGTGGAGGAAACACCCAGGTAACTGCTTTTGACTCAGGACGCTACCAAATATTCGGGGAAACCCTGGACATTGCCATCGGAAACTGCCTGGACCAGTTCGCCCGTACTGTTGGCCTGGGACACCCAGGGGGCCCCAGGGTAGAGGAACTGGCATTGACATCGGACAATTACCTGAAATTACCCTACACTGTGAAGGGGATGGACCTGTCGTTCTCTGGTTTACTCACCGCTGCCATCCGCAAATACGAATCTGGAGCTCGTCTGGAAGATGTTTGTTACAGTCTTCAGGAGACTGCATTCGCCATGCTGGTGGAGGTAACTGAACGGGCACTGGCCCATTCTAAAAAATCAGAAGTTCTCCTGGTGGGTGGAGTGGCAGCCAACCAGCGTCTGAGACAGATGCTGGAAGTCATGACCCAGGAACATTACGCTGATTTTTTCATGCCCGAAATGAGGTACTGTGGAGATAATGGGGCCATGAATGCCTGGCTGGGATTGTTAATGCATCAGAAGGGTTTAAAAAACCAGCAAGGTAGAAAAAATGACATCACTGACACCCAGGTTATACAGAGATACCGCACTGACCAGGTGGATGTGCCCTGGATGAAAAAATCAGCCCGGAAACTGGAACTCCCGGCTGAAATGGTGGCCAAGGGTGCTGAGGCCAATATCTACAGCGACCAGTACCTTGGTGAAGAAGTCCTGGTAAAAAAGAGGGTGGTTAAGGGTTACCGAATCAAGGAGATAGATACGCACCTTCGCCGGAAGAGAACCAAGAATGAGGCTAAACTCCTGGGAGAAGCCAAACGCTGCGGAGTGGTTACCCCCCTAATTTTTGATGTGGATTTAAATGAAAGTGCCCTTACCATGGAGCAAATTAATGGAACCGAGGTTAAGGAGCTTTTCAGCGGGAAAAATTCCCTTGATTTATCCGAAATAAAGACCATTTCCAGGATAATTGGTGAAAATCTAGCCAGACTCCATGACTGTGGTATAATACACGGGGACCTCACCACCAGCAACCTCATACTCAGTGAAGATGAGGATTGTGTGGTGTTCATTGATTTTGGTCTGGGTAAAATATCTAATCTGGTTGAAGATAAGGGAGTGGATCTTCTGGTGTTTAAAAAGGCCATTAATGGGATTCACCATGATATCAGCCAGGAATGTTTTGATTCCATAATCAAAGGATACGAAGGTGCCCAGGATTACCAGCAAATAGTGGCTAAAATTGAGGAAATAGAGGGTAGAGGACGTTATACTTAG
- the cobT gene encoding nicotinate mononucleotide-dependent phosphoribosyltransferase CobT has protein sequence MDKSVRSFGSQDKLRKLENKDSLFLCVIATTLTSRIPGITGAGASPELTDYTPAADVELIAHGAPKCLPEIPQTVVDGGAAPTPAVITKASLEMADIPFLVADAGSAVKPGLPYVNINDKQGENIVTGKAVSNPLEIFNKGIILGKTLSKLTDHLVIGESTPAGTTTALGVLEAMGYEAWGKISGSTPENPHSLKRQTVEQGLETAGLASEIPLDPFQAVGTVGDPMIPAVAGITAGSTVPVTLAGGTQMTAVCAFLKEAVENFDFQDVSIATTIFVATDETADINYIARQIAPIDIFAVDPGFEKSENQGLQKYTQGAVKEGAGAGGAMFAAQLKGVHIDDIRLKTEELCREIF, from the coding sequence ATGGATAAATCTGTTAGGAGTTTCGGTTCACAAGATAAACTCCGTAAACTGGAGAATAAAGATTCATTATTTTTATGTGTCATTGCTACCACTTTAACTTCACGAATACCTGGAATAACCGGTGCGGGAGCATCACCTGAATTAACTGATTACACCCCTGCGGCAGATGTGGAGTTAATTGCCCATGGTGCCCCTAAGTGTCTTCCGGAAATACCTCAAACTGTGGTGGATGGGGGAGCAGCACCCACCCCTGCAGTGATTACAAAAGCCTCACTTGAAATGGCTGATATCCCATTCCTGGTTGCTGATGCAGGATCAGCTGTTAAACCTGGACTTCCTTACGTGAATATAAACGATAAACAGGGAGAGAATATTGTCACCGGTAAAGCCGTTAGTAATCCTCTGGAAATATTTAATAAGGGGATTATACTGGGGAAAACCCTTTCCAAACTCACTGATCACCTGGTAATTGGTGAAAGCACCCCTGCAGGAACCACCACAGCCCTGGGTGTTCTGGAAGCCATGGGCTATGAAGCCTGGGGGAAAATCAGTGGCAGCACACCAGAAAACCCCCACTCACTGAAACGTCAAACAGTGGAACAGGGATTGGAAACTGCGGGTTTGGCCAGTGAAATCCCACTGGATCCCTTTCAGGCAGTGGGAACAGTTGGTGATCCCATGATCCCTGCGGTGGCTGGAATAACAGCAGGCAGCACAGTACCGGTTACATTAGCTGGTGGGACCCAGATGACTGCAGTGTGTGCATTCCTCAAGGAAGCAGTGGAAAATTTTGATTTTCAGGATGTTTCCATAGCTACCACCATTTTTGTGGCCACTGATGAAACTGCGGACATCAATTACATAGCCCGACAGATCGCACCCATAGACATATTCGCAGTTGATCCCGGATTTGAAAAATCCGAAAACCAGGGACTTCAAAAGTACACCCAGGGTGCAGTGAAAGAAGGTGCCGGTGCGGGAGGGGCAATGTTCGCTGCTCAGCTTAAGGGTGTTCACATTGATGATATAAGGTTAAAAACCGAGGAATTATGTCGGGAAATTTTTTAA
- a CDS encoding cyclase family protein, with amino-acid sequence MGNNDNKSRNNFRYLKLSYNLTEDTPVHPDLTKIKITPKTQINEGADYNTSVITVENHSGTHVDAPAHFLKNGRPIFTYDPDELIFHKPIVLECLKRPDEIINPEDLAPLLRNFEDHDLDFDCVLIRTGFGKYREKDPEMYLTKNPGVAPETANYLRRKLPKLKCLAIDTVSMSRYGRMQEMIDLHQTAFRTQEDLGKPLLFVEDLNLRAIEQGMILDELMVIPWQVEGIDSAPCTVLVKIRL; translated from the coding sequence ATGGGAAACAATGATAATAAATCAAGGAATAATTTCAGGTACTTGAAACTATCCTATAACCTCACTGAGGACACACCAGTTCACCCCGACCTGACTAAAATAAAAATAACCCCCAAAACCCAGATTAATGAGGGAGCAGATTACAATACTTCAGTTATAACTGTTGAAAATCATTCCGGGACCCATGTGGATGCACCAGCTCATTTCCTGAAAAATGGACGTCCCATATTTACCTATGATCCCGATGAACTGATTTTTCACAAACCAATTGTTTTGGAATGTCTTAAAAGGCCAGATGAGATTATAAATCCAGAAGATCTGGCCCCACTCCTTAGAAACTTTGAAGATCATGATTTGGATTTTGACTGTGTCTTAATACGCACTGGATTTGGAAAGTATCGTGAAAAAGACCCTGAAATGTACCTGACTAAGAATCCAGGAGTGGCACCAGAAACTGCTAATTATCTCCGCCGCAAACTCCCTAAACTGAAATGTCTGGCCATAGACACAGTTTCAATGTCCAGGTATGGTAGGATGCAGGAAATGATTGACCTTCACCAGACTGCCTTCCGAACACAGGAGGATCTGGGTAAACCCCTCCTTTTTGTGGAGGATCTGAATTTACGGGCCATAGAGCAGGGCATGATTTTGGATGAATTGATGGTTATTCCATGGCAGGTTGAGGGAATTGACAGTGCTCCCTGTACTGTACTGGTTAAAATCAGATTATAA
- the uppP gene encoding undecaprenyl-diphosphatase UppP, which yields MDIIQAIIMGAVQGLTEFLPVSSSAHLVIAPQLLGTQSSLAFDTLLHVGTLVAVIGYFWKDITSMIKALVASLRDIPRGNFKEGVKEDPFKRLTWLVVVGTIPAGLMGVLFKSEFESLFNSVTAVGFFLLITGVILWGSEWIAKKNKDKKGKDVKEVSFTNSLVIGLFQGFAIAPGISRSGSTIAAGLFSGLERKLAARYSFLLSIPAILGAALIQAKDIVSFDANLEVLIAGFLSAAIFSYLAVKFMMGYIQKHSLNIFAIYCWIVGALTIIISMVWV from the coding sequence ATGGATATTATTCAAGCAATAATAATGGGTGCAGTGCAAGGATTAACTGAATTCCTGCCAGTGAGCAGTTCAGCCCACCTGGTCATAGCCCCTCAGTTACTGGGCACACAATCCAGTCTGGCATTTGACACCCTCTTACACGTAGGTACTCTGGTAGCAGTGATAGGATACTTCTGGAAAGATATCACATCCATGATAAAAGCATTAGTAGCCAGTCTTCGTGATATTCCCAGAGGGAACTTCAAAGAAGGTGTGAAGGAAGATCCATTTAAAAGATTAACCTGGCTGGTAGTGGTAGGTACCATTCCGGCGGGTTTAATGGGAGTACTGTTTAAAAGTGAGTTCGAAAGCCTTTTCAACTCCGTTACAGCAGTTGGTTTTTTCCTCCTTATAACTGGAGTCATCCTGTGGGGTTCAGAATGGATAGCAAAGAAAAACAAGGATAAAAAAGGTAAAGATGTTAAAGAAGTTAGCTTTACCAATTCACTGGTTATTGGACTTTTCCAGGGATTTGCCATTGCACCCGGGATATCCAGATCAGGATCCACCATTGCCGCAGGATTATTCTCCGGACTGGAGAGAAAACTAGCTGCACGTTACAGCTTCTTACTCTCCATACCAGCCATACTTGGTGCGGCGCTAATACAGGCCAAGGACATTGTTAGTTTTGATGCAAACCTGGAAGTTCTAATTGCTGGATTCTTATCAGCAGCTATCTTCAGTTACCTGGCAGTTAAATTCATGATGGGCTACATCCAAAAACACAGCCTGAACATATTTGCTATTTACTGCTGGATTGTAGGTGCACTGACCATTATAATTTCAATGGTATGGGTATAA